The DNA sequence TGCGGCGGGGCAGGCACAACCGGACATTGTTCGCACCTGGGTGGGCCGGCACCCGGACGGCCCCGGCGGAGCGCCGTCCGCCGGGGCCCACAGCAGGGATTTCGTCAGATCAACGAACTGACGGCGGTGACGGCGGTCACGACGGCGAGGATGGCGCACACCCCGGCGGCGACGTAACTCACCAACGACAGCCGGATCCTCTTGAGCAGCCAGCGGCCGAGCAGGACGGCGAGTCCGGACACGGTGGCCAGCGCCGCCCAGGAGCCGAAGAAGACCGGGACGGCGGGCTGCCCGCTGGCCACCAGGCCGGCGACGAGCAACTGCGACAGGTCGCCCCATTCGGCGGTGAACAGGACGAGGAAGCTGGCGCCGAAGGCCCGCCAGCCCCGCTTCCCCTCGCCGACCTTGCTCGCGAAGGCCTGCTCCTGCTCGGCACCCTCGGCGTCGGCCCGCCGTGCCCCACGCAGCAGCAGCACCGCGCCGACCGCGAAGAGTCCCGCCGAGACCAGCGCCACCGGCGCCTGCGGCAACTGGGCGAGCAGGCTGCCGGCCGCCACCGCGACCAGGCACTGCACGCCGAAGGCGGCCACCACGCCGAGCCACACCGGCAGCGGCGGATAGCGGGTGGTGAGCACCAGGGTGGCGACGAACGTCTTGTCCGGCAGTTCGACCGGCGCGATGAGCACGAACGCGGTCAGCGCGACGAGAACGTATTCCAACGGAGGTTTCCTTCCCGGCCGGACCGGGAGCGGGATGCCCTCGACCCGGCCATACGGCCTGGGTCGAAGGTCTCGCCCACCGCACCGGGTCGGGTGCGGTCCACGTGGCCGGGCGCCGGGCGCCAGTGTGTCGACCGCGTGATTGGGGGCTACTCCCCTTCGCTGGTGGGGAGCGTATCCCACCGGGGCAGCGCAGCCCACCAGGGCCATAACATCATGGTATGTCGATTCGAACATTGTGGATGGGTGGCGAACACCCCTAGCGTGTCCGTCGTAAGGATCAGACCCCCGAACCACTGATCCAGCTCGACAGAGCCGTACGGCGGACCGGACCGTCCCCGTACGGCGGCTCACCCCGACCCGGCCGACCCCCGCCGGGCAAACCCCCTCGGAAGGAGCCCGTCCATGCGCGCACGCCTAGCCCTGGCAACGCTGGCCACCGCCCTCGTCGGCGTGGTGGCCGCCCCGTCGGTCGCCACGGCCGCCCCCGCCGGCCCGGACCCGATCATCGGTGGCGGCACCGTCTCGTCCGCCCCGTGGGCCGCCGCCGTCTTCAGCAACGGCTCGTTCACCTGCTCCGGCTCGGTCATCGCC is a window from the Polymorphospora rubra genome containing:
- a CDS encoding TMEM165/GDT1 family protein, giving the protein MEYVLVALTAFVLIAPVELPDKTFVATLVLTTRYPPLPVWLGVVAAFGVQCLVAVAAGSLLAQLPQAPVALVSAGLFAVGAVLLLRGARRADAEGAEQEQAFASKVGEGKRGWRAFGASFLVLFTAEWGDLSQLLVAGLVASGQPAVPVFFGSWAALATVSGLAVLLGRWLLKRIRLSLVSYVAAGVCAILAVVTAVTAVSSLI